The Streptomyces cathayae DNA segment AGCCCCCCGGAGCGCGGACCGCGCACGATGCGCGCGGCCTCGGCGGTGCTGCCGACCCGCACGCACACCAGGCCGAGGAGCCCCGAGTCCAGCCGCTCCCTGCGCCCCGGACGGGCCGCGTCCACGGCACGTCCGTAGGGGTTGTTGCTGACGAGCAGGGCCTGGAGCCCGTCGACGCGGGTCCGGCCGGTCCGTACCCGCAGCCTGAGCGCCTCCTCGCCGGTGAGGAGGCCGGGAAGGGCGCGCAGGGTCGTACGGGCCTTGGCGTCCCGGTACGCGGGGTCGGTGACGACGGACGCGTACGTCCCGAACGAGGCGTTGTTGACGAAGACCCGGTCCGCGGCGTACCCGAGGTCGACGCGGAGTTCGACGCCGTCCCCCAGGGCCCGCAGGGCGGCGGCCGGATCGTCGCGGTCGAGGCCGAGATCGAGGGCGAAGTGGTTGCGGGTGCCCGCGGGGATCACCACGAACGGCAGGTCGTGGCGTGCCGCGACCTCGGCGACCAGGGCCTGGGTGCCGTCGCCGCCCGCCACCGCCAGCAGATCGGCTCCCTCGGCGACGGCCTGCCGGGCCAGCTCGACGACGTCCTGGCCCGCGTCGAGCAGGGCCACCCGGCAGCCCGCCGCCCGGGCCTTCTCCACCAGTTGGAAACGGCCCACCTTGCCGCCCCCGGAGTACGGGTTCATGAGCACCCAGGGGGTGTGGGGCGCCTCGATGACCGCCTGTTCGGAGGTGGGGTGATCCGGTGTCAGGGCCGTACGCGCCGTCGTGACGGCCAGCGCCCACAGGGCCAGGGACACCAGGGCCGGTCCCAGCAGGTCGAACGCGGCGTACAGGGCGAACACGGTGACCGGCGCGGCCACCGACAGGACCGCCCCGAGGACACGGAGCACACCCGTGTGGGCCAGGGCCCACCACACGCCGACGGCGGCGAGCGCGAGCCCCGCGACGCCGACCAGGACCCACAGCACGCTCCGCAGACCGGCGGCGACGAGCGGCACCAGGATGCTTCCCAGGAGGGCGAGCAGGGCGAGGCGGGCCCGTCCGGCCCCGCCTTCGAGTGCGGCCGGGGCCCTGGACCCGCCCGGTCCGCTCGTACCACCTCTGCGCCGTTCCACCTGTCGGCCCCTCTCCTCGTGCTCCCGGTCACCGGGCGGGTCCGGGGCCGTGGCCGGGTTCATGGGTGTTCCTCCGCGGCGGCCGTGGTGTCAGACCGCCGGGACGGGTGGGTGCGGCTCCGCGGAGTGCGTCCTTCGGAGCGCGGCCCGCCACGCGAAGGCGACCACCACCTCGGCCAGGCCGAGCAGGACGAGCCACAGGCCGAGCAACCGGGTCAGGGCGCGGGCCGATTCGACCGGCAGGGCGAGGACCACGATCCCCGCGACGACGGCGAGCACGGCCGTGCCCAGGACGACGCCGCGGTGCGGCAGGTCCGGGGTGGCGAGGGCCGTGTAGAGGGTGAGCACGCCGGAGACGAGCCAGACCACCCCGACGATCAGGGAGAGCGCGGCGATCGTCTGCAGCGGGTTCCGCAGGCACAGCACCCCGGTCAGGACGTACAGCACGGCCAGGAGCAGCCCCGGGAGCCGTTCGTGCCCCTCCCGGGCGAAGACGGCCACGAACCGGAACGCCCCGGTCACCAGGAGGTACAGGCCGAGGAGGACGGCCAGGACGTGCAGGGTCGCCTCCGGCCAGACCAGTACCAGGACGCCGGGCACCAGCGTCGTGACGGCCGAGCCCAGGAGCCAGGTCCAGGAACGGCCGAGCCGTGCGAGTGCGTGGGTGGGATCGCCCATCGGATCGAAGGGCACGCGGTCGGGACGGCGTTCCGGCCCGGTGTGCGATGCCGGACCACGCGGCATGGACATGGCTCCTCCTCCTCGCGTGGCGGTGTGCGAGGACCTGACGGATCCAGGGTCACGCCGGTCACCCGGTGCCGGATCACCCACCGGGGGTGATCCGGCACCCGGTGCAGGGGCCCTCCACCCGGTGGCCGACACCCCGGGCCCGCGTGTCCTCGGTGCGACCTCAGTGCTTCCTCAGTGCTTCAGGACGATCTTGAAGGAGACGATCAGCAGGCCGATCAGCAGATTGACCGACGCGGTGGCGGCCATCAGCCGCTGGGAAGCACCGGCGCGGTGCGCCGCGGCCACGGACCAGCCCACCTGCCCGGCCACGGCGACGGAGAGGGCCAGCCAGAGGGCGCCCCGCACGTCCAGGCCCAGCAGCGGGCTGACGGCCACCGCGGCGGCCGGCGGGAAGGCGGCCTTGACGATCGGCGACTCGTCACGGCACACGCGCAGCACCAGCCGGCGGTCCGGAGCCCGCTGCGCCAGCCGCGCCCCGAACAACTGGGCGTGCACGTGCGCGATCCAGAACACCACACCGGTGAGCACCAGCAGCAGCACCAGCTCGGCGCGGGGGAACGAGCCCAGCGAGCCGGCGCCGAGCACCACCGAGGCCGCGAGCATGGAGCCGTAGACGGCACCCGTGTAGTCCGCGTGGGCCCGGCGCTCGGCGCGGCGCACCCGCCGGTCCGTGGCCGGGCCGGCCCTGGTTCTGGCCCTGATTCTGGGCACGCCTGGCTCCCTCGGTGTCGGCCTCGGTCTCAGCGCGTCGGGCCGGTCGCCTCGGCCGGGGCACCGGTGTCCGGCTGCCGCGGACGGCGGCCCGGGGCGGTCGGCAGATGCGGTGTGACCAGGAAACCAGCGAGAGCGACGCCGCCGATGATCATGAACGCCGCCATGACCGGTGCGTACCACGTGATGACGGCCTGGAGGGCGGTGACCTCGGTGTCGACGTCCTCGACCAGCCGGCTGACGGACACGTTCATGACGGAGGTGACCAGGACCATCAGGAACCGGGCCGTACCGAGAACGATCAGGACCCGCCAGTGCTCCACACCGTCCACCTCACCGAGTCGGCCCGGGACACCGGTGGGGCTGGCCGGCCGGGCAGCGGCCGACGCCCGCCGCTCCGTCCATCGCACCCGAAGCGCGCGCCCCGTGCCTCACCCGCCACGGGGGAAGGAGCGGCGCTTTCCGGGGGGCCTTGCGCGCGGAGTGGGAACCGGCTTTCCCTCCGGCCCGGAGGTCCGGCCCGCCTCGGCCACGGGCTGGTCTCGCGCCGGGTGACCGAACCGGGCGCCGACCTGCTCGACCTGCTCGACCTGCCGCGCCTGCGTCGGGCGCTGTCCGTCCACTACGACGACCACACGGTTTTCCGTTCCCCGCTCGAGGACCTCCTCGCAGAAGCCGGACGCCGGGGCCACGACACGCGTCTGCTGCGGTGCGCCTTGGTTGCCGGGCTCCGGTCTTCGGTCACCGGTCACCGGTCGCCGAAGGCTCCGTGACCGGCGGAGCCGACCACCGGGTTCAGTCCTCGCGGACGCTGAGCAGGTCGCCGGGCTGGCAGTTCAGTTCGCGGCAGATCGCGGTGAGGGTGGAGAAGCGGATCGCCTTCGCCCGGTCGTTCTTCAGGACGGAGAGGTTGACCACCGTCACCCCGACCCTGGCCGCCAGTTCGGACAGGGTCATGCCGCGGTCGGCCAGCAGCCGGTCCAGGTGGACTCGGACCCGGTGTTCCTCCTCCGGCGGCATCAGACCAGCCCCTCGGTGTCGGCCCGCAGCTTCGTGCCGCGGCGGAAGACCTCGCTCAGGGCCAGGACGAGGAAGGCGAGCAGGACGTACTCGCCGGAGAAGGTGGCCGAGAAGGGGACCAGGTCGGCCAGGGGGGTGCCGCTCACCAGCGCCTGTGTGGTGAGCGACAGCAGCATCGGGGAGAAGACGCCCTGCACCAGCACCACGATCCCTATGACGCTCAGGCGTCGGGCGTTCCTCGGCACGAAGACGTCGCCGCCGTGCAGGGTCCTGGCGATCTGGAGGAGGAGGGCCAGGACGAGGAGCAGGAGCAGGCTGCCGACGAACTCCGGCAGGGCGAGCAGCAGGCGCCGGCCCAGGTCGGGGTCGGTGAAAACGAGGTCGGCCCGGTGGGTACCGGTGAGCGTCATGCCGTGGCCCGCCGCCGCCTCGGTCACAGCGCCCGAGACCGAGGCCGTGCTCCCGGTCTCGACCTCGCGGGTGTCCACCGGGTCGATGAGGCCGACCACCCCGAGGGCCGGGGCCAGCACCCCGAAGACGCCGACCAGCAGAGCGGCCAGCCCCAGGACCGCCCCCAGCAGCCGGTCGTCGGCCCGGCTCCACCAGAACTTCGTACGCATGCTTCCCCCGTCCGCCCGCCACCGGCATATCGATTTTCGATACTATCGACAATCGATAGGTGGGCTGTCAAGCCCGCGGGTCCACTCCCCGGGCGCAGCCGGCGATCGCCGAGACCGCAGCCCGCTCGTCCCGCTCGTCCCGCGCGCACCCGCGCCGCCCGGGCACCCAGGAACATGTGACCCAGCGCACACCGTGTGCGGCGATGGCTTCTCCTCGTGCCGTCGGTCATACGAGCGACCACGACCACACCGGCACGGGGAAGGCCCGACCATGACTCACACGCTCAGCGCGACCCGGCACCCCGCTTCCGTCACGTCCGCGGCACGACCGGCGGCACGGCGGGCTCTGACCGGCGGCGCGGCGGCGGGCCCCCTGTTCCTCGCGCTCGGCGTCGCCCAGGGCCTGGCACGGGACGGCTTCGACTTCACCCGCAACGCCATCAGCCAGCTCGCCCTCGGTGAGGCGGGCTGGATCCAGACGGTGAACTTCCTGCTCACCGGAGTGCTGCTGATCATGGGGGCGACCGGTCTGCGCCGGGCGCTGCGGGGCGGTACGGGCGGCACCTGGGGGCCGGTCCTGGTCGGGGTGTTCGGTGCCTCGTTCTGGGCCGCCGCGATCTTCCCGGCCGACGCGGGGGCCGGTTTCCCCGCCGGTGCGCCCGACACGGCCACGCTGAGCGGGCACGGTGCCGCGCACATGGTGGCCGGGACGGTCGGCTATCTCGCCCTGTGCGCGGCGTTCGTCGTTCTGGCCCGCCCGCTCGCCGCCAGGGGCCACCACGGCTGGGCCCGCGCCTCACGCCTCGTGCCGGTGGCCGTCCTGGCCGGCTTCACGGCCTCCGCCGCCTTCGTGCCGGCCTTCACCGCGGGGGCGGGCCTCGGCCTGCTGTGGCTGGCCGCGGTGACGGCCCGCCTGGCCGCCACCCCGACACCCCGTCTGGCCGTCACCCCGGCAAACCGCTAGCCGCCCGCCCTCCGGCGGACATCATCGAGACCACCCGGAGCATCCGGATCAGAAAGGAAACGGGCATCCCATGACCAGCGCAGTGAAGGGTCCCGCCGGCTACTTCCCCTCCATCGAGAAGAAGTACGGCCGCCCGGTCGCCGAGTGGAAGGACCTCATCCG contains these protein-coding regions:
- a CDS encoding diacylglycerol/lipid kinase family protein yields the protein MNPATAPDPPGDREHEERGRQVERRRGGTSGPGGSRAPAALEGGAGRARLALLALLGSILVPLVAAGLRSVLWVLVGVAGLALAAVGVWWALAHTGVLRVLGAVLSVAAPVTVFALYAAFDLLGPALVSLALWALAVTTARTALTPDHPTSEQAVIEAPHTPWVLMNPYSGGGKVGRFQLVEKARAAGCRVALLDAGQDVVELARQAVAEGADLLAVAGGDGTQALVAEVAARHDLPFVVIPAGTRNHFALDLGLDRDDPAAALRALGDGVELRVDLGYAADRVFVNNASFGTYASVVTDPAYRDAKARTTLRALPGLLTGEEALRLRVRTGRTRVDGLQALLVSNNPYGRAVDAARPGRRERLDSGLLGLVCVRVGSTAEAARIVRGPRSGGLVRLSAEEVVVEAGTDTLPVGIDGEHVVLPSPVVCRSAPGALRVRVPRDRPHARRGSGAAADWPRVARSALGRPVPVAAPRRGRRGARTAGWRSGAATGGRPRPRYFSGASAPGPTRS
- a CDS encoding helix-turn-helix domain-containing protein; its protein translation is MPPEEEHRVRVHLDRLLADRGMTLSELAARVGVTVVNLSVLKNDRAKAIRFSTLTAICRELNCQPGDLLSVRED
- a CDS encoding DUF998 domain-containing protein, encoding MTHTLSATRHPASVTSAARPAARRALTGGAAAGPLFLALGVAQGLARDGFDFTRNAISQLALGEAGWIQTVNFLLTGVLLIMGATGLRRALRGGTGGTWGPVLVGVFGASFWAAAIFPADAGAGFPAGAPDTATLSGHGAAHMVAGTVGYLALCAAFVVLARPLAARGHHGWARASRLVPVAVLAGFTASAAFVPAFTAGAGLGLLWLAAVTARLAATPTPRLAVTPANR
- a CDS encoding HdeD family acid-resistance protein, which translates into the protein MSMPRGPASHTGPERRPDRVPFDPMGDPTHALARLGRSWTWLLGSAVTTLVPGVLVLVWPEATLHVLAVLLGLYLLVTGAFRFVAVFAREGHERLPGLLLAVLYVLTGVLCLRNPLQTIAALSLIVGVVWLVSGVLTLYTALATPDLPHRGVVLGTAVLAVVAGIVVLALPVESARALTRLLGLWLVLLGLAEVVVAFAWRAALRRTHSAEPHPPVPAV
- a CDS encoding DUF2975 domain-containing protein produces the protein MRTKFWWSRADDRLLGAVLGLAALLVGVFGVLAPALGVVGLIDPVDTREVETGSTASVSGAVTEAAAGHGMTLTGTHRADLVFTDPDLGRRLLLALPEFVGSLLLLLVLALLLQIARTLHGGDVFVPRNARRLSVIGIVVLVQGVFSPMLLSLTTQALVSGTPLADLVPFSATFSGEYVLLAFLVLALSEVFRRGTKLRADTEGLV